The segment gcacCATCCTTGAGCAAGTGGTCCTGCATTTTGGTTCTCATtgttctcagaacccacacacAGTTTTCTGGTGATCATCATCATCCTTAACATGCAGGGTACAGGCTTGTTTGCCACAGATCACATGCCTAATTGACATCCCCCTTCATATGATGTTTGAAACTTCTGATAACCTGCTACTATAaaggaacattttatttaatcatatttttatagaGGCTTTTACAACTCTAAGGTGAGGAATGCAGCACCATGATGGATAGCATACCTTGGATACCATGAGTTCCATCCTTAGCACGCACATCCTTACCACCCCCAACAATCCATGTGTAGTTAAATGTCTTCTTCCATTCATACTTTCTCTTACTATTCCATCTGTTATCCGTTATCACCACATTCTGAAGTACTTCTTAGAGCaccatttttaaacttttctgtgccttggtttttgtttcttccttgggTCATGAATGCCTTTCTTAAGGCAGAGATGCTCAAGTACCTCTTGTTGCCTCAGTTATCTCCACAGTACAATAGACAGTGCTTTCACTTTATTCTGATGCACATCACCAGACTTCCCGACTTTGAGCCTTTCCTGATTACTACCTGTcttggagtttgtttgtttgtgtttgtttattttgatctCAGTTGGAGGTAGTCTAGTCTGTAGACCTGAGCTAAGGCTTCCTCTTTATGCTGGGTACACTCTGACCTCACTTGCAGATCTGTTTTGAAAGTAAGTGACTTGACTGTGATTTTACACTGTGTGGCATCACACTGGCTCCTTAGGCTCTGCTGCTGTAAAGGCTTGAAGGACTGTGTTTTTACTGGGTCACCTGGATGGTTGATTTTCAGATGGTCTTAACTCTTAAGCTAGTTAGTAGGCAGGGAAAATAGTACAATCTAACTATAGGTAAATTCTAGAGGTGCCTGATTAGTACACAAACTTAAAGGTCAGAGGTCATAAGACTTATCAACAAGCAATGGATCCCTACAACTTTGGATACTTAGTCTTTACAGTgattaatattaaaatacattttaaaccaATACTTTTAAACTGAGCGGCAAATGGgttgttttttattgattttttaaaaagacttccaCATTTAGGAATTGTATTTTTCTCATGTATTTGTTTGGCTTTGAGGCTGAATCTCAGTCTTtaacccaggctagcccaggacttttgggctagcctcaaacttgtagcaGTCATTCTGCCATAGTTTCCTGAATGTTGTTTATAGGTATGAGTTACTGTGGCTAGTTAGTATAACATCATAAGtggtttttaaaatgaaggggAACTTCTGAATACTTAGCACTTACTAAAATTTAGAATTTGTTGTTGTCAATGATTGGCAGTTTTGTAGATGGCAGTTATTCTCTCCAATGCATCTGCAATATACCACTTTTGGTGAACATTTATTGCCTCACAATGATGTAATCTAGTCGTACTCTAAATCAAGTGATCCTGGTCCCCCAATTCTTCCCCCTCAACCGCTGCACTGAGTGCAGGGCTAAAATTTCCATGAAAAGGAGAGAATCCTTGAAGTGTTTTCCCTAATTAAACTCTAGATCAGTTAATGCAGCTTCACTGTTTCATAGAGTATGGCAAGTTTAGAAGTTTAAACAAAGAATAATCTACACCTCAACACATAACcgtttagaccagtggttctaaGCCTTCTTAATACTGCCTTCATCTAATACTGTTCCTCATAtcgtgactcccaaccataaaattatttgtttctacttcataattttgctgctattataaataataatgtagATATCTATTTGTTCAACCCCAAAGGCGTcttaacccacaagttgagagAAATGCTGGCTGAGACCATTCCTCACAAGGCCAGTGCTAGGAAGAACCAAGTGACTTCCTCCTTCAGCATCAGTCTCTCCCAGCTTAGAATCCTAAGGAAAGGTGATTTAAAGCTTCGGGACCACAGTACTCTGGGCCATGGGGGAGGCTCAAATTGGTTCGTTTTAAAATGCCTTGTCGCTATCTTTTGAATAATCAGAGTAATAGAAAGGCACTGTCACTGTAGCTCTATTTCAAACACTTGTGGTGGCACAAGAGGCAGCCTTGCCCTAAAGAGTCACCGCGTGCGTGCGTCTTCACCACCTCCTAGAACCCACACCAGCAACCTCGCCCAGGCCCCGCCCCTAATTATGGACCCGCCCGAGGGAGGGGCCTGTTTGGACAGTCTCcgccctctctcccctccctctctgtcctaaCCCGGATCTACACTCTTGCTCCCCTTTCACCTCACGGCCGACTGTTGCCCTACGCGGGAGGCCGATCAGCGGGCTGCTGGCTGCTGCAAGGCAGGGGCGTGGGGTACGGGGCGTGGAGGGTGGCGGCGGCGACGGCACGGCTTTCCCTGAGCGGTGATGGCGCGGCAGGGCGCCAGGAAACGGGCGCCGCTGTAGCGGACTCCGCGGCGGGCCTGAAGCGGCCTTAGCGCCGGTCGCGCGCGCCATGGCCCCCATGGGCATCCGCCTCTCCCCGCTGGGGGTGGCCGTTTTTTTCCTGCTGGGGCTCGGGGTGCTCTACCACCTCTACTCGGGCTTCCTGGCCGGCCGCTTCAGCCTCTTCGGCCTGGGCAGCGAGCCGGCGGGCGGGGAGGCCGAGGTGGCGGCCGACGGGGGTACGGTGGACCTGCGCGAGATGCTGGCCGTGGCCGTGCTGGCGGCCGAGCGCGGCGGCGACGAGGTGAGGCGGGTCCGCGAGAGCAATGTCCTCCACGAGAAGTCCAAGGGGAAGACGCGCGAGGGCGCCGAGGATAAGATGACCAGCGGCGACGTGCTGTCCAACCGCAAGATGTTTTACCTGCTCAAGACCGCCTTCCCCACCGTGCAGGTAGGTGTTGGGCTGCGGGCCCAGAGCGTGGTCTGACCTGCTGAGTGGGATCGGGAGACTCCGAGGTAGTGTGTGCAAGGTCACGCACACGGGAGCCGGGGGAGCTTGTGGCTTTTCCACTCCGGGCCacgctcctcctcctctccctggtTGTGGGCGGGCGGGTGTTGACCGCGCTGGGGAGAGCTGGATGGGCTTTGGTGTCGGGATGCTGGGAAGTGAAACACACGTCTCTCACAGGCTGCTTTCTAAGTGAAGGGATTGAACCCCTTGGTGGACCTTTGTATTCTCAGAGGATTTTATGCCTTGAGGTGGATCGTTGCTGTTGTGTTCGTGTTAACTGGCAGGCAATCCAGACACTTAGAAGGGCAAGGCCTGTAGAAATCTTTAGTATGCCAGAgcaaagagaggaaggggggTGTGCTCATGAATAGCTGGAGCTGTAGTCGTAGCAAGGCCCTGGTTTATAAATGCTGTGTAGTTTGGGCTACCTTTCAAGGAAACATTCGGAGTTATGCTTTCTCACAATTTCACTTTGGTGTATTCTCGCACTCAAGATGAGCAACATCTCCCTTTTCTGTGGTGTGCTTCTTGGATAGGAGTTGACATTGTCTTAATCGAAGCATTTTACCCCCTCTCGGAATCCTTTCACTACAACTTTGTCCTCGCCCATGTGCTCTTACACACTTTCTTGTGGGGCCTTTTAAGTAGGCCAGGAAGACCTGGAACTAAGCTTCAACTTGAATTGAAGATccactgcctcagcttcctgattgcTGAGAGCTGGGGTTACCTCCAGATCTGCAACAACCTCCGacttttcaatttattttgttttcagtttattttactTCTGGGGAAAGAGCTCAACATAGTGTAATAGAATCTTAACTGTATCATGTAACAGTAGATAGGTTTTGGCTTCTAGAAACAAAAGTTGCTTCCTATAGTGTTATTGATTATatagaaagtaaaaattaaacCCAGGTTTCTTTGGAAGGCATCCGACTTGCTGATCCTCAAAGAATTGGTATTGTCATTGAAGAATATCACATCTAGGTAATGCATCGTCCTTTCTTACattgttggtttgggttttatgtGGCCCTGCTTTTGCTGTCACTGTCTCCCCGTTTTCCTCCATAAACATTGGATGTCAGCTGCTGAATACCAGATGTAATTGACATTACTGGGcgattaatttttttcaaatgccttCCCAGACAAAACACTGAATATTTCCACATTTTCTTGTACCTTACCTTTTTATTATTGTGGCGAATGACACCTCTGTTTGCTTCTAGATGTGAGGTATACTCATGAAATACCTTGGTCTTCTCAAAATACATGTACTTCCCTAAAAGTTAAGGGAAGAAATAGGAATTTGGGGGGTtgatatgtaatatttatatggTACTGTAATGAATACACTTAATGTATTCTAGCTACCAGCTCAGATACTGGTCATATAGAACTTTAGCTGAATtaaatagcaatttttaaaagtatgttttatttgtGCCCATTTTCCAAATCAGTGATCTGGCTCATGATACTCCACAGCTTATGTGAGCTCCTCTTGGacaaaaaatatacaattattATTGTAGTGATGGTAAAATGTAGCAAGCACAGCTGTTTTATCTAAGGTAAAGTCAGCTACGTCAGAAGATTTgaaacacttctctctctctctccctctctctctctctctctctctctctctccctctctctctctctccctctctctccttctctctctctctctctctctctctgggtgtgtgtgtataccacgtAAGTGCTCAAGTTTTCACATATTAGCAAACAAAGAATAGCTGCCAAGGGTAGCACGTGACACTGTATTAAAACAACACTCAGCTTTTGGATTTTGATGTTAACTTAGCACCTTAATGGAAAATAACTCTTCTTGTGGCTGAAtctttgtctgtctgccttcagTGTTGAGGTTAGGTATTGATTGGTGTAACAGAACGCTGTATTCATTTATGTACATTGGTGGATTTAGGATGTGTAATACTAAGCTATTTCCTTTTATTCCAGTTTATTAGACTAGATGTATAATGGAGCCATTTAAAAAGTAGAGACTCAGctttaggtttttggtttgtttgtttgtttccttttctcctctcttcctatgTCTAAGCACTATCTTCAGTGCTGGTTACTTTTTAAGCCTCATCccaatttatgtatatatttatttatttttgagaaacttCATGCTCTCCAGTTAGTTCATTTTCTAATGCAGAGTAACCATTTACAAGGCACAACTATGTCCTCCCCTCTCTTTTAAATCTTACTACCTTTCAAAATGAAAgaggtgtgttttcttttttcacactACTACCCTGTCTGGAGTTTGAAGTATGAGATTGCCTGTTTTGTGTTCTCACCTTAATACAGTATAGTGGCAATTACTCTAGAGCACTTTCGGGGTCAGGGGGTTGCTCCCCAAGAGAGGCCAGTGACACTTTAGGTTGCCACACCCAGGAGTAGAATGCAATCATCAAGTGGATAGAATAAACATCCTTTAATGACCCCAGACAGCCCTCCGTAGCAAATCAGTATCTGGTCATTTGTGACATCATGCTCAGATGGATGGCAtcccaagaagtgcatgctgccAGTCAAACCAAAGTTCATTCTTCCATTGCTAGGTCTCCTTTTGTCATCAGATGGTCTCAGATCGGGGATCTATggtctcagaggcagctgctCCACTCTAAACAGGTTGGCGCTGCTTAATTCCACTGCTTCAAAGAAGTAATCATTGAGAGCCATCTTACAACTGCCTGCCTGGTTCTAGGTAAAAGCAATATAGGTGATAGAGCAGACTCTAGTCATAACTACAGTGCTTTGGACAAATGGAAGAGCATAAAGGAAatgctcagaaaaaaaaggagCATAGTATTTTAAGGAAATCAAGAGGTTTGTTTTAGTGGGTTGTGGTAGTAAGTGATAAAGATAGATAAGGATAATGAGTTTTAGGGATGcataaaaatgacaaaactgGACCTACAGCTTCTGGTAGAGGAGCATCTACAGCAGTGGGAAACACTGCATTCAGTTCTCAGCCCTACAAGAGAAATGACTTGAAAGAAATCTCTTCTTTTAAAggaagcgtttttttttttttttttttttaaaaaaaaaactatttgttttgattgtgtgtgggtgttggtATATACACATGAGCACAAGTGCCCTCAGAAACCAGAGATGTGTGTCTTGTGTccccttggagttggagttaaaaGCATTTGTGACCTGCTGGACTAGGGTACTGAAAACTGACCTCTTATaaatttaattacttatttactttttcagtgctaggaattgaacttagagcCTTACACTAACTTGGCAATTGTTTAAACACTCAGCTATATTTTTAGCCGTGAACAAAGTCTTTATGGTACTCCTTTGTACACTTGATTAATTCTCTTTGGTGAAGGTGTCTTTGGTAACATGGTGTGGAAGCAAAGTTGATAAGAAGGTGAGTAAATCGAGGTAGTGCATAATGGGAAACAAAAGAGGTTGTGCCTCTGAGGAGTTGACGCAGGTGTTATGTGGGACTAAGAAAAGTCtcgttttgtttgttatttgcgAGAGAGTAGTAGTAATTATTACAAGGTTGTACTTAAGAAGCAGTTGAAACAGGTATAGGAgccacttatttttatattttgaaagtaatGATTCTTCACCTGATGGATATTTAGTAGAAGAACTTGGCTCCTTAAGAGGCCGGGAAATTACAGTCTTCAGCCTGCACACTGGAGTCCCAGGAGCTTGCTGGTGTGGTTCAGCCAAAACTCAAAGGCATAAAAACCGTGGACCCCATTGTGTAAGTCTTAGCTGGAGAACAGAAGAGTCCTGTCTCTCAGTTCCAGCAATCATGCAGAAGGGGcgcatttcctcttcctttcccttttatttatatTCAGATTTTCACAGGATTGAGTAAGACCTGTTAACCTTACTGCATCTGCTCTTTCAAGTGCTAAATATATTGCAAAACACTCAAGCTACACCCAGAAATGATGTTTAGTCAAAAAATCTGGGTACCCTATCATCCATTAGAGTGcatatacaaaattatatgtGAGGTGTTATATCTAGTAccaaattaattatataatagtTTATGGATAAATGATAGATGGTTGATTCTCCCAAAGGCTAAAAGCCCTTTAACCCCAAATAAACTGATCTATTATAACTGCATCAATTGGGTTTGGGGGCCTTAAGGTTTCATAGTACTtgtgaaaaataatttgtttctccTTTCTGAAGCCCAAGTCACAAGACTAGCCTGAATACTTGTATAAattgtatatgttttatatatacatgtaagtatGTATTATGTACTAACTTAACAACttttatattcaataaatatgtttattgCTGATCCCTGATGTGGTTGCACAAattaacattttacatttataaagttATAGATCAATTCTGTTTTATAGCTGTCTCGTATATATCACAAAAATTTGGACACCCTATCATCCATTCTAGTGTATGAAATatatctaaaattatatttattctccCTTAAGCTTTTTATCTCTTAGATCTGGATCTACCATTTTATTGTGTTATTTTCTATTATCTTATAATACTCCTACCTCCCAATCCACTTACAATTTTTCCCTTCCATTGTTCTTCTATGTTGAGGTCtagaggaagaaaaattaaattgaatcataatgcaataatGCAAGAATTTATCCTGCCTTTTAAACTGCTTAGAGTATTAGATATGAAGAGCTCAATACATTCATTAGGAAAGTCTAAGTAGGCAGTGCTGTCCAAGGTCTTTTATACTGTGACTGACCCAGTTGATGTTGTTCATGTGTGATTCTGCCATGTCAACATgtcaggaaaaaaaggaaaactaaacttTTTATCAGTCGTGAAGTTAGATATGACACATTTTTGTCCGTATTTCACTGGCTACAATATCTAAAGTTTTTCTTATTATAAGAGAGATAAACTGAACTTTCATATGCCCAGGAAGGAAATAAGAACTGGATTTTGTGATTACTAGACACACATATAGAAGAACAGCTAGACAAAAGAAGTCTGTGTTTAATAATACTTAAGGCTAGTAAACAACAATGTCAGATAAGCAGTTACCAAAAATGGGTAGAAACTGCAATACTAAGATATCATTTACAGGCATAACCTATATGGTCAGTTTGGAATTTTCTGGTTTCTAGAAACTTTTTATATCACCTACTAAAATCATATCTTCTTTGAAAACTGCAATTTCTATTCCTATAATAAATGACTTCTTTGAGAGTAACCAGACTGAGGTAAGAAAGGGTGGAAGTGCTTGGTGAGAACTGTTTGTAGAAAGTCAAAGGCTTTCTGTGATTTTGTTATACTTAGCTCCTGGTTTAATCCCATGGACatagatcatcaatgggaggctTTATACAGCATCTCTTAAGAGCAGATGTAGAGACCTACAGCTAAGCATGGCTTACAATCCCCACAGAAGAGGATTGTAGGAGCTAGAGGGATCGAGAACACAAGAACACAGAATCATAGTGGTTCACAGAGATGAATCAGCCATCAGGGAGGCTGTATAGGTCTGAGCTAAGTCTTCTGCATATATTATGGTTGTGTAACTTGGTGATCTTGTAGGACTAGAAACAGTGGGTGTAGTAGTAGCTCTGACTTTCCTGCTCTTGAGACCCTTCTCTTTTTACTGCATTGCCTCtttcagccttgatatgagggtttgtgcctagtcttattgcatcttgtaggggaattttaatccagcaacatggttgtCTGGCAAGGGACCATATCCTAAAATCTTCTAGGTCTCTTCTATTTGGCTAGATTGCAGCAGgccacacacctctaatcccttTGGCTAGAGTAAGACATACTTAGTACATAACCAGCTCCCATGAGAACAGataagaaagagaggagacttTAAGAAATCAGTACAGAGAGAAAGGTAAGGGAGTGgagggaggcagttttactgagacagttttgcagagacaggttgcaggtgaagacagaacaaatagagaatgagaaggagctagaagataGAACAGATTCTTGTTGGGGGTCAGAGAATCAGTGCACAAACCACTCAGACACATATCTCAGTCAAACAGGGCTAGTTTATTGAACATACACTCCAAGACTGTTCAATAGGGATACAGTCCAGACTCTGGAGCTGAACTGCGACCTCTAGCTAGAGTCCTATAAAGCTTTTAAACctgaaatccacaaacatctatGCCAAATTATTCTACCactcaggatttagggataggccattaggaacatgtctttgttttataCTTACTCTGTTTCCATTGTTTGAGGTATTCATGGGGGACTTGACTTGCATAACATTTGTGCCtaaacttgccaaccaggatgtcagttacccatgtaTATTACTCCTTCTGCTActtaggatgtcagttcccaggcaAGTCTTAGAAACTTGGAAACTTATACTGGAGCAGCTGTTTCTCTTACATTGGGTTACAGCCCAGTGGCAGCTTATATATGCAAAATCCATAAGAGCTCACACACAGATGTAGGAAGTACTACCAGATAGTTGGTTTGGGTACAAGCTTATTGTGGTTAACTGTACAAAGCAGTTCTGAGtgacttctattgtgattggtttccaagaacaccaaagaaCAGTACAGAACACAATATGCAATCAACTCGTGAGAAAGTTTCTTAATAACAGCACAAAATGGCTGGCTAGACATGCAgcagttacctaggccttaactcttgccagagttagtttggggccaagcagagcaattctgtgagaagctgaaagaagccagattgaatcagtaagcttggagaagagtttgagccaaaatagctgagttgaaccaatcagagttcagaaagagctagaaagggtgactTTATTTAGCAGTAAGACTCTGTGACAACAgttacatctggcaaataaaagttgcATTTCCATCTTGTTATGCCATGCTTGGTTGACATCCTTGGTAGTTCTGCTCTTTTCTGACAGGACATGGAGGAGCAGTGGATTTGGGGAAGAGGAGGTTggaggaaactgggaggagtggagggaggggaaactgtggttgagTATAATGTATGAGAGAggaataaactttaaaaagtaattaagaaaaaagagtAGCTTTGTAGAGGAAGTGACTTTGATTCGTCATATTCATTATTCTATTTTGGTAGCCAAAATAGTTTAGATACAACAAACTGGATATTTATTGAACAAGTGAGTGAATACAGTACAGGacatgagaaaaatataaaggctattaTAAAAAGGCTATTACAAAGAATCAAGTGAGGAAATGATCATAGTGGTTAaacaagtattttctttattgggaGGTAGAATCTTCAAGACTCACTCACCAACCTGTGGGAAGAGGCCTAGGCTCTAACCTGTGGGAGTCTGAGGGGTTCTCAGAGACCACTACTCAGGTGTGCTGGGATCCTTGACTCCACACTGCACAAACGTTAGAGGAGTCAGTatgaaacaatgaaaattaaatatttgttgcTAGTATATCAAAATGCATTTGATAATAAGTATTTTGCATCTGACAATCTGGAatttttcttcaagttctttTGTGTTGTCTCATAGGTTAATCATTAGCTGCATATCTTGGTTTGTTTCTTGCATTCTAACTTATCTCCCTCacactctttcctcctctgtATGTTGTTAGTATATGTTATAAGAGCAGGCAGTTGGCATTGCGTTGTGTGCAGTAGCTATGGCTTCCGGTACTCTGACCCGGTGCCCAGTGCCTTTCACCCAGCCATGCTTGCCTCCCAATTGCCCTACTGCTCTGAGAACAAACTAGGAATGGTCTTCAGTTCAGAATCTACGCTTGTTATTTCAAGGGGTAGAATTCACTTTCTCGAACGTGCAGTGCTCTCTTTTAGGTCTTAAGTCAAAAGCCACCTTTCAGGATTCTCCAGCTAacctggtttttgtttatttataaataattttattacagCAAATTTCTTTTATCACAAAATCTGTCCACTTTGGTATACAGTAATTTTGGTAGGTTTGCCAGGTGGTCAAACCAGAACCATCATCATTATTTGGTTTCAGAATGTTTTGTCTTTATAATAGTCTTTTTATTTCTAGTCCCTGCCTCAGGCAACTACCATTGtatctttcttttgctttgtagaccaaaaTTCAACAAACTCATAGGCTATTATGGTTCATAGGTCCTTCTTTCACAACGCTCCAGGGATACCCGATCCTTTCCCACTTCCCAGCCTGGGTGCTGAGGTCTATACTCAGGAGTTAATGCTTCTACAGCAAGCATGCACACGCACGCTACAAactaagtcatctcttcagccccattaGCCTAATTTTAAAGTGCAGATAAGTTATTTGCTTTACTGTATATATTCTAATttctaaaagtaaatgaaattctaaaacatttttcatCATTAATTTATACAAATGCCACATTATTTAAAATAGGTATTAATAAACCcacaatttttataatttttatcctttgaagattttatacatgtatatagtgtGTCTAATCATATCCACCCTTCACTACCCTAGTACAACTCCTTCCAGGACCTTCTTATGAGGTTGTTCTTCCAACTTTGTGCCCTTTTGTAATATTTACTTTAACCTATGGTCAAAGTAGTACTGCCCATATGTACATGACATGACTTGGGGTCATCTACTGGGGTATAGGCATACTACAGACTATTGTACAAAACATAACTCTCCTTACCCCATTATTGATCAGGAGCCACCAATTGCCAGTAACTCTTGTGCTAAGGGGTGGGATCTTTAGGTACTCCTTCTGTGCCAGTATTTTAAATGGATCGATTTTATATCAGGCTTGTGTGGCTGCTGTTCATGTATGCAACTTCTATGTCATATACAGAGGACAGCGTTTCCGTCAATCCTCCAGCTCTTGCATCTAACCAGGGCTTCAGTAAATCATCTTACGATGCACATGATGAATAGCTTCACAGCAAATCTATTCACTCTAAGCAATCAGAGGTGCCAATGTGGAagtgtcaatttaaaaaaaaaatctgctgtgTCCTTTTCTTAATAGAACTTTTATTATACACAGTactatttatatgcatatgtatatgatggCTTGTGGAAAGTACTAGCTCTAAAAATATGTTTGTTGAGGggtagagagatgtctcagcagtaaagagtacttgctgttcttagAAAGGTCCCAGATtgggtcccagcatccacatggcaactcataaaCCATCTATAAGTCCAGTTCAAGAGGGTTCTACAccatttctggcctccagggTACCAGCCACATGTGAtaacatagacatacatgcaggcaagacactcatatacatgaattaagaacacatttgtctgcattcttttcctctttcacaattttatgtatttatgcaaaatcagatttattttatgttttaatttttgtttatattaataCAAAGATAGAAATCTTTACCTTCTTGCCCTTGgatatatcttaaatatatagtTTAAAGTTAactaggtattttttttcttttttgcctgcttatttcaattttatatagGTTTTATAATGTTAGTATATCTACTTAGTAATCTCCAGGATTCTTTTTCCTTACTTCTTAAAGGTACATTTTAAGCCACCAATTTCCTCAGTTATTTTATCCCTTTATACTCAAATTCTCTATTTTTAAGACACATCTCTTCCATAACTACATTGTAGATGTTCTGTTTGCCTCTATGTGTAGTTTTTTAAGTTCaatattctataatatatctattttcatacttgaggggttttgttttgttttagttttagttttaaagtAAGTCTTATAAATTAGACTAAGGTGGCCTGAGACTCCCACATCCATAGCACTGGATGGTAGACATGTGCCAGAGCTTCAGACCCTTGGCACTGTTACTTTTGATTTAGCCCTGGGTGACTACCTTCTCTGGGACATGTATTTAGTGACTATATTTTGGGTGTGTGTTTttattaatcaaaacactaaacttgAATATTAGATTAGAAAGTATTTGAAGATAAGATATCAATTGtagttttttttatatagtgcTTTATTGAATTCCTTGAAGTATTTTAAGGTTTTCATTAATAAGAATTTGTGAGTTCGCATATAATAATGATTTTCTCCTTTGTGTCTAACAACTATTTCTACTGTAGATAAATACTGAGGAACATGTGGATGCATCTGACAAGGAGGTCATTGTATGGAACCGTAAGATTCCTGAGGACATCCTGAAGGAAGTAGGTGCTCCTAAGGAGGTGCCAGCAGAAAGTGTGACTGTCTGGATTGACCCACTTGATGCTACCCAGGAGTATACAGGTGAGTCTCAAATGTTAGATTGCCATTTGACGTGAGAGAGCTTTTCCAGTGAAATTTTAAGAATCCAGTTAGATTTTCAAACAAGCGAACTAGATCATTAAGGTATTATATGAACCATTTAGACAAAATAGATGATTCTCACTCTTCTTTCCCATACCATAGCATATTCCTCTAGTAACATTATAGATCATTCAGGATCAGGAGCTCAACTTGATACTTAATAGCACCAGCTACTGAGGAAAAATTGTTAGAACAGAATATAGTATTTAGTTTGGATATTGGGAATTCAGGTTTTATTATACATACA is part of the Mastomys coucha isolate ucsf_1 unplaced genomic scaffold, UCSF_Mcou_1 pScaffold14, whole genome shotgun sequence genome and harbors:
- the LOC116088113 gene encoding polyglutamine-repeat protein pqn-41-like isoform X2, with the protein product MPMGAMARATGAKAASGPPRSPLQRRPFPGALPRHHRSGKAVPSPPPPSTPRTPRPCLAAASSPLIGLPRRATVGREVQFKTLSKKRKHLAV
- the LOC116088113 gene encoding uncharacterized protein LOC116088113 isoform X1; its protein translation is MPMGAMARATGAKAASGPPRSPLQRRPFPGALPRHHRSGKAVPSPPPPSTPRTPRPCLAAASSPLIGLPRRATVGREGSCFFTSRINHSPFDSAPNCLCPALFFCFPY
- the Impad1 gene encoding inositol monophosphatase 3, producing the protein MAPMGIRLSPLGVAVFFLLGLGVLYHLYSGFLAGRFSLFGLGSEPAGGEAEVAADGGTVDLREMLAVAVLAAERGGDEVRRVRESNVLHEKSKGKTREGAEDKMTSGDVLSNRKMFYLLKTAFPTVQINTEEHVDASDKEVIVWNRKIPEDILKEVGAPKEVPAESVTVWIDPLDATQEYTEDLRKYVTTMVCVAVNGKPVVGVIHKPFSEYTAWAMVDGGSNVKARSSYNEKTPKIIVSRSHAGMVKQVTLQTFGNQTSIIPAGGAGYKVLALLDVPDMTQEKADLYIHVTYIKKWDICAGNAILKALGGHMTTLNGEEISYTGSDGIEGGLLASIRMNHQALVRKLPDLEKSGH